The following are from one region of the Leptospira perdikensis genome:
- the cysT gene encoding sulfate ABC transporter permease subunit CysT, producing MLIETRPYKKIHFGISLGLTVFYSSAVVIIPLLGLFFHSLGIGVSGILEVFSDARILSALYLSFSVGIISALINLFVGFLFAWVLVRYNFPFKKLFDTLIDLPFTLPTAVAGIALTTIYSQKGIIGSFFDTWGIKIAYTPIGIVIALVFIGFPFVVRTVQPVIEELPKELEESARCLGATPFQTFYKVLLPELWPSLLAGTGMAFARGIGEYGSVVFISGNIPGKTEILPLLIVTKLEQYEYEKATSIALVMLLTSFVFMFLINLLQERASKKLS from the coding sequence ATGTTAATAGAAACCCGGCCGTATAAAAAGATACATTTTGGAATCAGTTTAGGACTGACAGTTTTTTACTCGTCCGCGGTTGTTATCATACCTCTTCTAGGACTTTTTTTCCATTCCCTCGGGATTGGAGTTTCGGGAATCTTAGAAGTTTTTTCAGATGCGAGAATTCTTTCCGCATTGTATTTAAGTTTCAGTGTAGGAATTATTTCTGCACTGATCAACCTCTTCGTTGGATTTTTATTTGCCTGGGTTCTTGTCAGATACAACTTTCCCTTCAAAAAACTATTCGATACTTTAATCGACTTACCTTTTACTCTTCCCACTGCGGTTGCAGGGATCGCCCTCACAACAATTTACTCACAAAAAGGAATCATCGGATCTTTTTTTGACACATGGGGAATCAAAATTGCTTATACTCCGATTGGGATTGTCATTGCTCTTGTTTTTATTGGATTTCCTTTCGTCGTTCGAACCGTACAACCTGTCATCGAAGAGTTACCAAAAGAATTAGAAGAAAGTGCCCGTTGTCTCGGAGCTACACCATTCCAAACTTTTTATAAAGTATTACTTCCTGAACTTTGGCCTTCTCTCCTCGCAGGAACAGGAATGGCTTTTGCAAGAGGAATTGGAGAATATGGATCTGTGGTTTTTATTTCAGGAAACATTCCTGGCAAAACAGAAATCCTACCCCTACTAATTGTCACCAAACTCGAACAATACGAATACGAAAAAGCAACGTCGATAGCTCTTGTGATGTTACTCACATCTTTTGTTTTTATGTTTTTGATTAATTTACTCCAAGAGCGAGCATCTAAAAAATTATCATGA
- a CDS encoding sulfate ABC transporter substrate-binding protein codes for MKKTTYISRLKPTISAILCIFLSIGTLSSLAAESTFLHVSFDPTRELYEEINKSFLKQWKVKKGNEFAIQQSHGGSGKQARAVIDGLDADVVSLALSYDIDSISAKSGLIDANWQKKLPNNSVPYYSTIVFLVRKSNPKKIKDWDDIVKPGVSIITPNPKTSGGARWNYLAAYGYAKRKYKSDEKATDFVKALFKNTSVLDTGARGSTTTFVQRGIGDVLITWENEAKLSLDEEKRSGKDTLEVVYPSESIRAETPVAVVTKTATEKGNLEKATTYLEFLFTKEGQSIISKHFFRPIDPATAKASAKEFPNIKLFSLSDLGETWDSAQKKHFADAGVFDAIYKTQ; via the coding sequence ATGAAAAAAACTACCTATATATCGAGACTAAAACCTACAATTTCTGCAATATTGTGCATTTTTCTGAGCATTGGGACTCTCTCCTCCCTGGCTGCAGAATCCACTTTTCTCCATGTGTCCTTTGACCCAACGAGAGAATTATATGAAGAAATCAACAAATCCTTCCTAAAACAATGGAAAGTCAAAAAAGGAAACGAATTTGCCATCCAACAATCGCATGGCGGATCGGGAAAACAAGCACGTGCTGTCATTGATGGTTTGGATGCAGACGTAGTGAGTCTTGCCCTTTCTTACGACATTGACAGTATCTCCGCAAAATCAGGGTTAATTGATGCAAATTGGCAAAAAAAACTTCCGAACAATAGTGTTCCTTACTACTCAACCATTGTATTTTTGGTTCGTAAATCCAATCCGAAAAAAATCAAAGATTGGGATGATATCGTAAAACCAGGAGTTTCTATCATCACTCCCAACCCAAAAACCAGTGGTGGTGCACGTTGGAATTATTTAGCGGCTTATGGATATGCAAAACGTAAATACAAGTCCGATGAAAAAGCAACAGACTTTGTGAAAGCACTTTTCAAAAATACATCAGTTCTTGATACAGGGGCTCGCGGATCCACAACTACTTTTGTGCAAAGAGGAATTGGTGACGTTCTCATCACTTGGGAAAATGAAGCAAAACTTTCTTTAGATGAAGAAAAAAGATCTGGAAAAGATACGTTAGAAGTTGTTTATCCATCCGAATCCATCAGGGCAGAGACTCCAGTGGCAGTGGTAACCAAAACAGCTACCGAAAAAGGCAATTTGGAAAAAGCGACTACCTACTTAGAATTTCTCTTCACAAAAGAAGGACAATCCATCATTTCCAAACACTTTTTTAGACCCATTGATCCTGCCACTGCAAAGGCTTCTGCAAAAGAATTTCCAAACATTAAATTATTTTCCCTATCCGATTTAGGGGAAACATGGGATTCTGCACAGAAAAAACATTTTGCAGATGCGGGTGTCTTTGATGCCATCTACAAAACTCAATAA
- a CDS encoding flagellar hook-length control protein FliK, producing the protein MNVKAPNQNLIQFPQVEGKSSKPNGADNHSMMAVRESFGEILEREFQVHSEKPKSPSEYKTPGQEKESSLSQTEIQKSEDTTKQTLNGSAEIKKDESITKDQRSEEETEETSEEEDLDKDALEYSLGIVSSHVDWDRSMVPANQLNEMTVKEKTVLLSLQKSAEKTTAYSPKEGNAFIDEAKKLAKSFFLSEPIQTNESSATKSQMPMTKDSNLVPFPRAERKKLEDKKANQKPFSFGAKIEQNHSGSPVSDLVFAKGKEVKVEGRDLLGEHSVRKTDGKSKSSKLGKGGSETTEVSSDQEKSNQTQNTDKMIRSLGVKDKEFQKQDSKIPSASEKQKSVEANLVPNIQTATSSKSGEEGGRSSDERGTKQGFTLTSLESKTMQKAEEIRSAEKQTKPKETNLKQNIDELIKQARFDIVQNGKSSAEIVMNPKEYGRLTLKVTVDGEKVEGRILVESEELQKSLQNEIQTIKENLKESGLDLQALIIDLWDDGSGLTDRKEQNELYQTMMESAKFRNEEKSLGLEKSSDLLGSPQFEDTKAYEFFA; encoded by the coding sequence ATGAACGTAAAAGCCCCAAATCAAAACTTAATTCAATTTCCCCAAGTAGAGGGGAAGTCTTCCAAACCAAATGGTGCAGATAACCATTCGATGATGGCAGTTCGAGAAAGTTTTGGGGAAATTTTGGAACGAGAATTCCAGGTGCATTCAGAAAAACCGAAAAGTCCTTCCGAATACAAAACTCCCGGTCAGGAAAAAGAGAGTTCCCTTTCCCAAACAGAAATACAAAAATCGGAAGATACCACAAAGCAAACGTTAAATGGTTCTGCGGAAATAAAAAAGGATGAATCCATAACCAAAGATCAACGTTCTGAAGAAGAAACAGAAGAGACCTCAGAGGAAGAAGATTTAGACAAAGACGCTTTAGAATACAGTCTTGGAATTGTATCTTCCCATGTAGATTGGGATCGTTCTATGGTTCCTGCTAACCAATTGAATGAAATGACGGTGAAGGAAAAAACGGTTTTATTATCATTACAAAAATCTGCGGAAAAAACAACGGCTTATTCTCCTAAAGAGGGAAATGCATTTATTGATGAAGCAAAAAAACTCGCAAAGAGTTTTTTCCTATCAGAACCGATCCAAACGAACGAGTCTAGTGCAACAAAATCACAAATGCCTATGACCAAAGATTCTAATTTGGTTCCTTTCCCGAGGGCTGAGAGAAAAAAATTAGAAGATAAAAAGGCAAATCAAAAACCATTTTCCTTTGGAGCTAAAATAGAACAGAATCATTCTGGTTCTCCTGTTTCTGATTTGGTATTTGCCAAAGGAAAAGAAGTCAAAGTAGAAGGAAGAGACCTTCTTGGCGAACACTCTGTTCGTAAAACAGATGGGAAATCAAAGTCATCCAAACTAGGTAAAGGTGGATCGGAAACAACAGAGGTTTCTTCTGATCAAGAAAAATCCAACCAAACACAAAACACTGATAAAATGATTCGTTCTCTCGGAGTCAAAGATAAAGAATTTCAAAAACAAGATTCTAAAATTCCATCTGCTTCTGAAAAACAAAAATCTGTAGAAGCGAACTTAGTTCCCAATATCCAAACAGCAACTTCTTCCAAATCAGGGGAAGAGGGTGGTCGTTCTTCTGACGAACGTGGAACTAAACAAGGGTTTACATTAACATCCTTAGAATCTAAAACAATGCAAAAAGCAGAAGAGATACGTTCTGCAGAAAAACAAACAAAACCTAAAGAAACAAATCTCAAACAAAACATCGACGAACTCATCAAACAAGCACGTTTTGACATTGTTCAAAATGGAAAGTCAAGTGCTGAGATCGTAATGAATCCAAAAGAATACGGTAGACTTACTTTGAAAGTCACTGTGGATGGTGAGAAGGTGGAAGGGCGAATCCTTGTGGAATCGGAAGAACTTCAAAAATCACTACAAAATGAAATTCAAACCATTAAAGAAAATTTAAAAGAATCAGGCCTCGACTTACAAGCTCTCATCATTGATTTATGGGATGATGGAAGTGGTCTGACAGATCGCAAAGAACAAAATGAACTCTACCAAACGATGATGGAGTCTGCTAAATTCCGTAACGAAGAAAAATCATTGGGTTTGGAAAAATCTTCTGACTTACTTGGTTCACCACAATTTGAAGATACCAAGGCGTATGAGTTTTTTGCATAA
- the flgE gene encoding flagellar hook protein FlgE → MMRSLYSGVSGLKNHQVRMDVIGNNISNVNTHGFKTERVTFQDMISQELQGASEPNERIGGTNPKQVGLGSLIAAIDKIMTQGALQTTGKNTDVAVSGEGFFVVKDGDKQFYTRAGAFNVDKNGFYVNPANGLKVQGWNSRLDDGGNKYINSAGSLEDIMIPLYSKEPARATQNVDFQSNLNASVAAVPSDATEEDIQRYINDPDPRQRRGHVTSINVYDELGNTRQMGVEFYKMRENVWKMRFKLEDASQVSVDVSGTGGENTKVSGNQELEVSFTPDGKIISVSDGVDSQTTGKLKADISFRIPGNPTAQKFSLNLGEAGLVGGITQFSSDFTTKAVKQDGYPMGYMESFSIDNTGTVTGVFSNGVRQPLARIALANFTNPAGLNKEGDTMYSYSLNSGDANIGEAGSQGRGKINAGLLEMSNVDLSDQFTDMIVTQRGFQANSRTIVTSDQMIQEVLGLKR, encoded by the coding sequence ATGATGAGATCACTTTACTCCGGAGTTTCCGGATTGAAAAACCACCAAGTAAGAATGGATGTTATTGGTAACAATATTTCCAACGTGAACACACACGGGTTTAAAACAGAGCGAGTTACCTTCCAAGATATGATCTCGCAAGAGTTACAAGGTGCTTCTGAACCAAACGAAAGAATCGGGGGAACAAACCCGAAACAAGTGGGCCTTGGTTCCCTCATCGCTGCTATTGATAAAATTATGACTCAAGGTGCTTTACAAACCACAGGTAAGAACACCGATGTTGCTGTATCTGGTGAAGGTTTCTTTGTTGTAAAAGATGGAGACAAACAATTTTACACTCGCGCCGGTGCTTTCAACGTAGATAAAAACGGATTTTATGTAAACCCTGCAAACGGTTTGAAAGTACAAGGTTGGAACTCTCGTTTGGATGATGGTGGAAACAAATACATCAACTCCGCGGGATCTTTGGAAGACATCATGATTCCTCTTTATTCTAAAGAACCAGCTCGAGCAACTCAAAACGTAGATTTTCAATCCAACCTTAATGCAAGTGTTGCCGCAGTTCCATCAGACGCAACCGAAGAAGACATCCAACGTTATATCAATGATCCAGACCCTCGCCAACGAAGAGGCCATGTAACATCAATTAATGTTTACGATGAACTTGGGAACACTCGCCAAATGGGAGTGGAGTTTTACAAAATGAGAGAAAACGTATGGAAGATGCGTTTCAAATTGGAAGACGCAAGCCAAGTTTCTGTGGATGTCAGTGGAACAGGTGGGGAAAACACAAAAGTTTCTGGAAACCAAGAACTAGAAGTTTCCTTTACTCCAGATGGAAAAATCATCTCTGTTTCTGACGGTGTGGATTCCCAAACCACAGGAAAACTAAAAGCAGATATTTCCTTCCGTATTCCAGGTAACCCAACCGCTCAAAAATTCAGTTTGAATTTAGGGGAAGCAGGTCTTGTGGGTGGGATCACTCAGTTTTCATCTGATTTTACAACAAAAGCTGTGAAACAAGATGGATATCCAATGGGATATATGGAATCTTTCTCCATCGACAACACAGGAACTGTGACGGGAGTATTTTCCAATGGAGTGCGCCAACCACTTGCAAGGATTGCTCTTGCTAACTTCACAAACCCAGCTGGTCTCAATAAAGAAGGTGACACAATGTATAGTTACTCCCTGAACTCTGGGGATGCAAACATTGGTGAGGCAGGAAGCCAAGGTCGTGGAAAAATCAACGCGGGACTCCTTGAGATGTCAAACGTTGACCTTTCTGATCAGTTTACTGATATGATCGTGACCCAAAGGGGATTTCAAGCCAACTCCCGAACCATTGTGACTTCTGACCAAATGATCCAAGAAGTTCTAGGCCTCAAACGATAA